The following coding sequences are from one Pseudopipra pipra isolate bDixPip1 chromosome 16, bDixPip1.hap1, whole genome shotgun sequence window:
- the LOC135423093 gene encoding acyl-coenzyme A synthetase ACSM3, mitochondrial-like isoform X2 produces MGRRIRKKEDGRKPANPAFWWVNEEGEEVKWSFEELGFLSRKAANVLSEACGLQRGDRVIAVLPRVPEWWLLNVACMRTGVVLIPGTSQLTAKDISYRLQASKAKCIITSDTLAPAVESVVPDSQFLKSKIIVGKGSRDGWLNLKELVAMASADHKCVQTRSQDPMLIYFTSGTTGFPKMVVQSHSSYGIGFATSGRHWMNLTPSDIMWNTSDTGWVKAAWGSVFAPWICGSCVFVHHMPQFKPAVIAETLSRYPITTFCTAPTAYRMLVQHDLSSYKFTSLKHCLSGGEALNPEVMAKWKIQTGLDIHEGYGQTETVTICANMKGTKIKPGSLGKAVPPYDVQIIDDHGAVLPAGEEGSIAVRIQPTRPFCLFSEYLDNPEKTAASVRGNFYVTGDRAIMDEEGYVWFVGRDDDIINSAGYRIGPFEVENALIQHPAVAESAVVSSPDPDRGEVVKAFIVLTPAFASHDPEKLTQELQQHVKKVTAPYKYPRKVEFVQDLPKTPTGKIQRKVLKNKEWARE; encoded by the exons GATGGAAGAAAACCAGCAAATCCAGCTTTTTGGTGGGTAaatgaggaaggagaggaggtgAAGTGGAGCTTTGAAGAGCTGGGATTTCTCTCTAGGAAGGCAGCCAATGTACTTTCTGAGGCATGTGGtttgcagagaggagacagagtTATAGCAGTTCTGCCTCGTGTCCCAGAGTGGTGGCTCCTCAATGTAGCCTGTATGAGAACAG GAGTTGTCCTTATTCCAGGAACATCCCAACTGACAGCCAAAGACATCTCATACCGACTCCAGGCTTCAAAGGCCAAGTGCATCATTACCAGTGACACACTGGCACCTGCAGTGGAATCTGTTGTGCCTGACAGCCAgtttttgaaaagtaaaataattgtaggcaaagggagcagggatgggtgGCTGAACCTCAAAGAACTCGTTGC GATGGCATCTGCTGACCATAAATGTGTCCAGACAAGAAGTCAAGATCCAATGCTGATCTATTTTACAAGTGGAACTACAGGCTTTCCAAAAATGGTGgtgcagtcccacagcagtTATGGCATCGGATTTGCAACCAGTGGCAG GCATTGGATGAACTTGACTCCTTCAGATATAATGTGGAATACCTCTGATACTGGATGGGTAAAAGCAGCTTGGGGCAGTGTTTTTGCACCATGGATCTGTGGATCTTGTGTCTTTGTACACCACATGCCACAGTTTAAGCCAGCAGTTATTGCAGAG aCTCTCTCAAGATACCCCATCACTACCTTCTGCACTGCTCCCACTGCCTACCGCATGCTGGTCCAACATGATCTGAGCAG CTACAAGTTCACAAGTCTGAAGCACTGTCTATCTGGAGGGGAAGCGCTCAATCCTGAAGTGATGGCGAAGTGGAAAATCCAGACAGGGCTGGATATCCATGAAGGTTATGGCCAGACCGAAACA GTGACAATCTGTGCCAACATGAAAGGAACGAAAATTAAACCTGGCTCTTTGGGAAAAGCTGTTCCCCCTTATGATGTGCAG ATCATAGATGACCATGGGGCTGTTTTGCCTGCAGGAGAAGAGGGCAGCATTGCTGTCCGAATCCAGCCGACACGGCCCTTCTGTCTGTTCTCTGAGTACCTG GATAATCCAGAGAAAACTGCTGCCTCTGTGCGTGGAAATTTTTATGTCACTGGGGACAGGGCGATTATGGATGAAGAGGGATATGTCTGGTTTGTTGGGAGAGATGACGATATCATTAATTCTGCTGG gtATCGTATCGGCCCCTTTGAAGTGGAAAATGCATTAATCCAACACCCAGCAGTGGCAGAGTCAGCTGTTGTCAGCAGTCCTGATCCAGATCGAGGGGag GTAGTCAAAGCCTTCATTGTTTTAACTCCTGCTTTTGCATCACATGATCCAGAAAAATTAACTCAGGAGCTTCAACAGCATGTCAAGAAAGTGACTGCACCTTACAAGTATCCAAGGAAG GTGGAGTTTGTTCAAGATCTGCCAAAGACACCTACTGGGAAAATCCAGAGAAAGGTTCTAAAGAACAAAGAGTGGGCAAGAGAATGA
- the LOC135423092 gene encoding acyl-coenzyme A synthetase ACSM3, mitochondrial-like isoform X2, with the protein MRMFIKSWIPRCLQILRSPCRSFHGYHRLLTSQIISHYEAIHQYKKELPKYFNFASDVLDEWSQLEKDGRKPANPAFWWVNEEGEEVKWSFEELGFLSRKAANVLSEACGLQRGDRVIAVLPRVPEWWLLNVACMRTGIIFVPGTSQLTAKDISYRLQASKAKCIITSDTLAPAVESVVPDSQFLKSKLIVGKGSRDGWLNLKELVAVASAEHKCVKTRSQDPMLIYFTSGTTGFPKMVVQSHSSYGIGLVSGGRRWMNLTPSDIMWNTSDTGWAKAAWGSVFAPWICGSCVFVHHMPQFNPAVIAETLSRYPITTFCTAPTAFRMLVQHDLSR; encoded by the exons ATGAGAATGTTTATTAAATCATGGATTCCTCGGTGTCTGCAGATTCTCAGGTCGCCTTGCAGATCATTCCATGGATACCACAGGCTTCTGACGTCTCAGATTATTTCCCATTATGAAGCAATACACCAGTATAAAAAGGAACTGCCTAAATATTTCAACTTTGCAAGTGATGTCTTAGATGAGTGGTCACAACTGGAAAAg GATGGAAGAAAACCAGCAAATCCAGCTTTTTGGTGGGTAaatgaggagggagaggaggtgaaGTGGAGCTTTGAAGAGCTGGGATTTCTCTCTAGGAAGGCAGCCAATGTACTTTCTGAGGCATGTGGtttgcagagaggagacagagtTATAGCAGTTCTGCCTCGTGTCCCAGAGTGGTGGCTCCTCAATGTAGCCTGTATGAGAACAG GAATTATCTTTGTTCCAGGAACATCCCAACTGACAGCCAAAGACATCTCATACCGACTCCAGGCTTCAAAGGCCAAGTGCATCATTACCAGTGACACACTGGCACCTGCAGTGGAATCTGTTGTGCCTGACAGCCAGTTTTTGAAAAGTAAACTAATTGTAGGcaaagggagcagggatgggtgGCTGAACCTCAAAGAACTTGTTGC ggTGGCATCTGCTGAACATAAATGTGTCAAGACAAGAAGTCAAGACCCAATGCTGATCTATTTTACAAGTGGAACTACAGGCTTTCCAAAAATGGTGgtgcagtcccacagcagtTATGGCATCGGACTTGTATCTGGTGGCAG GCGTTGGATGAACTTGACTCCTTCAGATATAATGTGGAATACCTCTGATACTGGATGGGCAAAAGCAGCTTGGGGCAGTGTTTTTGCACCATGGATCTGTGGATCTTGTGTCTTTGTACACCACATGCCACAATTTAATCCTGCAGTTATTGCAGAG aCTCTCTCAAGATACCCCATCACTACCTTCTGCACTGCTCCCACTGCCTTCCGCATGCTGGTCCAACATGATCTGAGCAG